One stretch of Henckelia pumila isolate YLH828 unplaced genomic scaffold, ASM3356847v2 CTG_477:::fragment_1, whole genome shotgun sequence DNA includes these proteins:
- the LOC140872767 gene encoding G-type lectin S-receptor-like serine/threonine-protein kinase At1g11330, which translates to MCTRRKREEEVQELLTLEGYTDTYEDRGAKGHDLRLFTYASILAATDNFSYKNKLGEGGFGPVYKGVTPEGHHIAVKVLSRSSGQGLLEFKNELILILKLQHVNLVKLIGFSIHGNDKIIVYDYMPNKSLDCFLFDSSKRGLLDWLKRFTIIEGIAQGLLYLHKYSRLTIVHRDLKSGNILLDEDMTPKIFDFGLARIFKQSTSEANTERRVGTYGYMAPEYAMQGIFSLKSDVYSFGVLVLEIVSGRKNNSFHDIQGPLNLVEHAWELWSNDSAVELMDPTLRGSCNIQQLLRCIHIGLLCVENRAVDRPSIEDVISMLKNEMKDTPMPKNPAFITRDSVIELNKKISLQNNYSVNEISLTQTEQGR; encoded by the exons ATGTGCACAA GGAGGAAAAGAGAGGAAGAAGTTCAGGAGCTGCTGACGTTAGAGGGATATACTGATACATATGAAGATAGAGGAGCAAAGGGCCATGATCTCAGACTTTTCACATATGCATCTATTCTTGCGGCTACAGATAACTTCTCCTATAAGAATAAACTGGGAGAGGGTGGTTTTGGCCCTGTTTATAAG GGTGTGACACCTGAAGGGCACCACATAGCAGTAAAGGTTCTGTCGCGAAGCTCGGGACAGGGATTGCTCGAGTTTAAAAACGAGCTAATACTTATTTTGAAACTGCAACATGTCAACCTTGTGAAACTAATAGGTTTCTCCATTCATGGAAATGATAAAATTATAGTATATGACTACATGCCTAACAAGAGTCTCGACTGTTTTCTCTTCG ATTCATCCAAGAGGGGGCTATTGGACTGGCTCAAACGTTTCACTATTATCGAAGGGATTGCTCAAGGACTTCTATATCTGCACAAGTACTCGCGCCTGACGATAGTTCATCGAGACCTGAAGTCTGGTAACATATTACTCGATGAAGATATGACTCCCAAGATTTTTGATTTCGGTCTGGCAAGAATCTTTAAGCAAAGTACCAGTGAAGCCAACACGGAAAGGCGAGTTGGGACCTA TGGCTATATGGCACCTGAGTATGCAATGCAGGGGATATTTTCTTTGAAATCGGACGTTTACAGTTTCGGAGTTCTTGTTCTTGAGATTGTGAGCGGCAGGAAAAACAACAGCTTCCACGACATTCAAGGTCCTCTAAATCTTGTGGAACAT GCTTGGGAGCTATGGAGCAATGATTCTGCTGTAGAACTGATGGATCCAACACTGAGGGGTTCATGCAATATTCAACAACTACTCAGATGCATTCACATCGGCCTTTTGTGCGTCGAGAATCGCGCGGTTGACCGGCCGAGCATCGAGGATGTTATATCCATGTTGAAGAATGAAATGAAGGATACTCCCATGCCCAAGAATCCAGCTTTCATCACGAGGGATAGTGTGATTGAGTTGAATAAGAAGATATCACTACAAAATAACTACTCTGTCAATGAAATCTCACTCACTCAAACAGAACAAGGAAGATAA